CGTTACGCCGTTAGATTGGATTGGACGCAAGACCGGAAAGATCGCGTTTTTTTTGGCTATGAAGGAAAACTTTATTTAGGAGCGGTTAAATACGACGGTCAGACCTTAGAGACCGGAGTTCCCGTCACGACGACCACGAGTTATTCAGGCTTTCAAAACGAAGGGCATCTTAACCTCCGGTCTTCTCTAAACAACTCCCTATCGCTTGACGTCATCACCGGCCTGGGATGGGATCATTGGAACAGAAACATCCAGGGTCAGGTTGAAGATTACGACATCGTTTATGTCAAATTGGGTCCCCGTCTTTCACAAAAAGGAGAAGAGGGCATCTGGTTCACCATAGGAGGGAAATATCCCCTCTATACTTTTGAGAACGCCCATTTGACCGATATAGGTTTTGATCAAAACCCTCCTCTGCACCCCGGAAGACAATTGAGTCTTTACGCGAATTGCGGTTTCCGTTTTAATCCTCTTTTTGAAATCGTCATTGACTACGATTCTTACCGTTTTTCAGAATCACAGAGGGAAGCCGTTAATTGGATTGGACACGGCCCAAGACTCGTGCGGCAACCTGAAAGCAATATGTGGATTCTTGGCCTGCAACTGGTTTTTCACCTTCAACAGAGACAACCAGACCCACCGTTACCGACAATTGACTCTTCAGCCTCAGATGGACTAAAATAAAAACTCATTTAAACAGCCGAGGGAAATCCCATGCTTCCGCTATCGATTCTGATGACAAAAGAAGTAAAAAAAGTCGATTCAAAAACCACGATTTACGAAGCCGCCCAGCTTATGAAAAATTATAAAATTGGCTCCTTATTGGTTGAACAGGGGCATGAGTGTATCGGAATCGTCAGCGAAACTGATTTAGTGCGAAAAGGTTTAGCGGAATCGGTCGAACCGTATAAAACCCGCGTAGATTCCATTATGAGTTCACCTGTCATATCAATCGATATCAAAAAATCCGCCAAGGACGC
This genomic stretch from Nitrospirota bacterium harbors:
- a CDS encoding CBS domain-containing protein, with product MLPLSILMTKEVKKVDSKTTIYEAAQLMKNYKIGSLLVEQGHECIGIVSETDLVRKGLAESVEPYKTRVDSIMSSPVISIDIKKSAKDANDMMSERGIRHLAVTEHGKIIGMLSVRDLLIYFKNAF